From one Gammaproteobacteria bacterium genomic stretch:
- the hemB gene encoding porphobilinogen synthase, with protein MTSSSRDFSGRYPGRRLRRMRRSDFSRRLMRETRLSADDLIYPVFVLEGERRREAVPSMPGVERLSIDELLGEAATVAALGIPALALFPVTPPERKSLDAREAYNPDGLAQRAVRALKQALPGLGVITDVALDPFTTHGQDGLIDDTGYVVNDATVEVLVRQALSHAEAGADIVAPSDMMDGRIGAIRRALEEAGHVNTRILAYAAKYASNFYGPFRDAVGSAANLGGGDKYSYQMDPANSDEALWEVALDLEEGADMVMIKPGLPYLDIVRRIKDEFGAPTFVYQVSGEYAMLKAAAERGWLNERAVVMESLLAMKRAGADAILTYFAREAAAWLKT; from the coding sequence ATGACTTCATCATCCAGAGATTTTTCGGGCCGCTATCCGGGTCGGCGCCTGCGTCGCATGCGGCGCAGTGATTTCAGCCGCCGCCTGATGCGCGAGACCCGCCTCAGTGCTGACGATCTCATTTACCCCGTTTTCGTGCTGGAAGGCGAACGCCGCCGCGAGGCGGTGCCGTCCATGCCGGGCGTGGAGCGGCTCAGCATCGACGAACTGCTGGGCGAGGCCGCAACGGTCGCCGCGCTGGGCATCCCGGCGCTGGCGCTGTTTCCGGTCACCCCGCCCGAGCGCAAGTCGCTCGACGCGCGCGAGGCCTACAATCCGGACGGCTTGGCGCAGCGCGCGGTGCGCGCGCTAAAGCAGGCGCTGCCCGGTCTCGGCGTCATCACCGATGTCGCGCTCGACCCGTTCACCACCCACGGACAGGACGGGCTGATCGACGACACCGGTTATGTGGTGAACGACGCGACAGTCGAGGTGCTGGTGCGCCAGGCCTTGTCGCATGCCGAGGCGGGCGCCGATATCGTCGCGCCCTCGGACATGATGGATGGCCGCATTGGCGCGATCCGCCGGGCGCTGGAGGAGGCCGGCCACGTCAACACCCGCATCCTCGCCTACGCGGCGAAGTATGCCTCCAATTTTTACGGTCCCTTCCGCGACGCCGTCGGTTCGGCGGCCAATCTCGGCGGCGGCGACAAGTACAGCTACCAGATGGATCCCGCCAATTCCGATGAGGCCTTGTGGGAGGTGGCGCTCGATCTGGAGGAAGGCGCCGACATGGTCATGATCAAGCCGGGCCTGCCTTACCTCGACATCGTGCGTCGCATCAAGGACGAATTCGGGGCGCCCACGTTCGTCTATCAGGTCAGCGGCGAATACGCCATGCTGAAGGCGGCGGCGGAGCGCGGCTGGCTGAACGAGCGCGCCGTGGTCATGGAAAGCCTGCTGGCGATGAAGCGCGCCGGCGCGGACGCCATCCTGACCTATTTCGCCCGCGAGGCGGCCGCCTGGCTGAAGACCTAG
- a CDS encoding gamma carbonic anhydrase family protein: MAIRNFSGKTPLLGARAFVDASALVLGDVVLGDDVSLWPMAVARGDVQAIRIGARTNIQDGSVLHVTQDNRFNPGGRALIIGADVTVGHGVILHACTVEDLVLVGMGSTVLDGAVIQSRVMIGAGSLVPPNKVLESGFLYLGSPVKRARALTEKELEYLEFSARHYVQLKDRHLQESPAS, translated from the coding sequence ATGGCAATACGAAATTTTTCCGGCAAGACACCGCTCCTAGGCGCGCGCGCCTTCGTCGATGCGTCCGCGCTGGTGCTCGGTGATGTGGTCCTCGGCGACGATGTCTCGCTGTGGCCGATGGCGGTCGCGCGCGGCGATGTGCAGGCGATCCGCATCGGCGCGCGCACCAACATCCAGGATGGCTCCGTATTGCACGTCACGCAGGACAACCGCTTCAACCCCGGCGGACGGGCGCTGATCATCGGCGCTGACGTCACCGTCGGCCATGGCGTCATCCTGCACGCCTGCACGGTGGAGGATCTGGTCCTGGTCGGCATGGGCTCCACCGTGCTCGATGGCGCGGTCATCCAAAGCCGCGTCATGATCGGCGCCGGCAGCCTGGTGCCGCCGAACAAGGTGCTGGAGAGCGGGTTTCTATACCTCGGCAGCCCGGTGAAACGGGCGCGGGCCCTGACGGAAAAGGAACTGGAGTACCTGGAATTTTCGGCGCGGCATTACGTCCAACTCAAGGACCGCCATCTGCAGGAGTCGCCCGCGAGCTGA
- a CDS encoding adenylate kinase: MRIVLLGAPGSGKGTQAKLLTEQYRVPQISTGDLLRAAVKSGTPLGLQAKAAMDAGRLVSDDLVLAMIRERLSQPDARNGFILDGFPRNLAQAQTLDAMLDRMEQPLDAALLIDVDLDILMQRMTGRRTCESCGQTYNIYSSPSKLEDRCDKCGGNLRHRADDNEETIGNRLRVYEAQTSPLIEYYRAQNRLKTVQGVGEIAHIFAAIKQVVQEAQRATQVAKAAMAAPAVPATPAVTAKAAGGKPAVKKTAAAKAKPAAVTKKAAPKKKPAAKKKPATKKKPSRPTGKKTAVARKRPVAKKKPAAGKKATVKKKTLARAKPALKKKGATKKKVVTKKTAAKKKPVPKKKAVIKKKVKAKRPARRK; this comes from the coding sequence ATGAGAATCGTATTGCTGGGGGCGCCAGGCTCGGGGAAGGGGACACAGGCCAAGTTGCTGACGGAGCAATACCGGGTGCCGCAGATCTCGACCGGGGACCTGCTGCGCGCCGCGGTCAAGTCGGGGACGCCGCTCGGCCTGCAGGCCAAGGCGGCAATGGATGCCGGCCGGCTGGTATCGGACGATCTGGTGCTGGCGATGATCCGCGAGCGTCTGTCGCAGCCGGATGCCCGCAACGGATTCATTCTTGATGGATTTCCCCGCAATCTGGCGCAGGCGCAGACCCTGGATGCGATGCTCGATCGCATGGAACAGCCGCTTGATGCCGCCCTCCTGATCGATGTCGACCTCGATATCCTGATGCAGCGCATGACCGGGCGCCGCACCTGCGAGTCCTGCGGCCAGACCTACAACATCTACAGTTCGCCGTCCAAGCTGGAAGACCGCTGCGACAAGTGCGGGGGCAATCTGCGTCACCGGGCGGACGACAACGAGGAGACCATCGGCAACCGGTTGCGGGTCTACGAGGCGCAGACGTCACCGCTCATTGAATACTATCGCGCGCAGAACCGGCTCAAGACCGTGCAGGGTGTGGGCGAGATCGCGCATATCTTCGCCGCCATCAAGCAGGTCGTGCAGGAGGCCCAGCGCGCCACGCAGGTGGCCAAGGCGGCCATGGCCGCGCCCGCCGTCCCGGCTACGCCGGCAGTGACCGCAAAAGCCGCCGGCGGCAAGCCGGCGGTGAAGAAGACGGCGGCGGCCAAGGCGAAGCCCGCCGCAGTGACCAAGAAGGCGGCGCCGAAGAAGAAACCCGCTGCGAAGAAGAAGCCCGCCACCAAGAAGAAGCCGTCAAGACCAACGGGCAAGAAGACGGCCGTGGCCAGGAAGAGGCCCGTTGCGAAGAAGAAACCCGCTGCCGGCAAGAAGGCGACCGTCAAGAAGAAAACGCTCGCCCGTGCGAAGCCCGCGCTGAAGAAGAAGGGCGCGACGAAAAAGAAGGTCGTTACGAAGAAGACCGCCGCGAAGAAAAAGCCGGTGCCGAAGAAAAAGGCCGTGATAAAGAAGAAGGTCAAAGCGAAACGCCCGGCACGCCGCAAGTGA
- the aroE gene encoding shikimate dehydrogenase: MSSLFDFDAPPDRYAVMGNPVSHSLSPAIHAEFARQTGQRLVYEAIQVDEGGFEQAAGNFSAAGGKGLNVTVPFKRVAWDWVERRSARAERAGAVNTIRFDADATFGDNTDGVGLVRDITLNLDAAITGRRVLIAGAGGAVRGVLAPILEQGPRELVITNRSVDKALELAEQFSDAVSRVSACSFEALAGREFDLIINGTAASLHGAELPLPPSVLAPGCVCYDMMYAARPTPFLRWAQAHGAARAVDGLGMLVEQAAESFFLWRGVRPETAPVIVKMRALLSSRAG, from the coding sequence ATGTCTTCGCTGTTTGATTTCGACGCCCCCCCGGACCGCTACGCGGTGATGGGCAATCCGGTCTCGCACAGCCTGTCGCCCGCCATCCACGCCGAGTTTGCGCGCCAGACCGGCCAGCGTCTGGTCTACGAGGCGATCCAGGTGGACGAGGGCGGGTTCGAGCAGGCGGCCGGGAATTTCAGCGCCGCCGGCGGCAAGGGGCTCAATGTCACCGTGCCCTTCAAGCGCGTTGCCTGGGACTGGGTCGAGCGGCGCAGCGCGCGCGCCGAGCGCGCCGGTGCGGTCAATACCATCCGCTTCGATGCAGATGCCACCTTCGGTGACAACACCGACGGCGTGGGTCTGGTGCGCGACATCACGCTCAATCTGGACGCCGCCATCACCGGCCGGCGCGTGCTGATCGCGGGCGCGGGCGGCGCGGTGCGCGGGGTGCTGGCTCCCATTCTCGAACAGGGTCCGCGCGAACTGGTGATTACCAACCGCAGCGTCGACAAGGCCCTGGAACTGGCGGAGCAATTCTCCGACGCGGTGTCGCGGGTGAGCGCTTGTTCATTCGAGGCCCTGGCCGGACGCGAATTCGATCTGATCATCAACGGGACGGCGGCGAGTCTGCACGGCGCGGAACTGCCCCTGCCGCCGTCGGTGCTGGCGCCGGGCTGTGTGTGCTACGACATGATGTACGCGGCGCGGCCCACGCCGTTCCTGCGGTGGGCGCAGGCGCACGGCGCGGCGCGCGCCGTGGACGGTCTGGGCATGCTGGTCGAGCAGGCGGCGGAATCCTTTTTCCTCTGGCGCGGCGTGCGGCCGGAGACCGCGCCGGTGATCGTGAAGATGCGCGCGCTGCTGTCTTCCCGGGCGGGCTGA
- a CDS encoding 6-phosphofructokinase, whose protein sequence is MTRRNAFYAQSGGVTAVINASACGVIETARQHRDRIGRVYAGRNGIIGALTEDLIDTGRETRRAIAGLRHTPSGAFGSCRYKLKGLEQNRREYERLIEVFAAHDIGYFFYNGGGDSADTCLKISQLSASLGYPVQAIHIPKTVDNDLPITDNCPGFGSVAKYVAVSTREASFDVASMAKTSTKVFVLEVMGRHAGWIAAAGGLAADADLDLPVVILFPEIPFEADRFLARVDAMVRQYGYCSVVVSEGVRGSDGKFLSDQGLRDAFGHAQLGGVAPVIAALIRQRLGLKYHWGVADYLQRAARHIASKTDVDQAYAVGKAAVQLALKGHNAVMPTIERLSNRPYRWKIGLAPLDKVANVEKMMPKNFITKDGFGITAACRAYLLPLIRGEDYPPYKNGLPAYVRTKNVPVPKRLTAGFELK, encoded by the coding sequence ATGACCCGACGCAATGCCTTTTACGCACAGTCCGGCGGCGTCACCGCCGTCATCAATGCCTCCGCCTGCGGCGTGATCGAGACCGCGCGCCAGCACCGGGACAGGATCGGCCGGGTATATGCCGGCCGTAACGGCATCATCGGCGCCCTGACCGAAGACCTGATCGATACCGGCAGGGAAACCCGCCGCGCCATCGCCGGGCTGCGCCACACACCGTCCGGGGCGTTCGGTTCCTGCCGCTACAAGCTCAAGGGACTGGAACAGAACCGGCGTGAATACGAGCGCCTGATCGAGGTATTCGCGGCGCACGACATCGGTTATTTCTTTTACAACGGCGGCGGCGATTCCGCGGATACCTGTCTCAAGATCTCACAGCTATCCGCCAGTCTCGGCTACCCGGTCCAGGCCATCCACATCCCGAAGACCGTCGATAACGATCTGCCGATCACCGACAACTGCCCGGGCTTCGGTTCGGTGGCCAAGTACGTCGCGGTCTCGACGCGCGAGGCCAGCTTCGACGTCGCATCGATGGCCAAGACCTCCACCAAGGTCTTCGTGCTCGAGGTCATGGGCCGCCATGCCGGCTGGATCGCCGCCGCCGGAGGACTCGCCGCCGACGCGGACCTCGACCTGCCGGTCGTCATCCTGTTCCCGGAGATCCCGTTCGAGGCGGACCGGTTTCTGGCCCGGGTCGACGCCATGGTGCGTCAATATGGCTACTGCTCGGTCGTGGTCTCCGAAGGTGTGCGGGGAAGCGACGGCAAGTTCCTGTCCGATCAGGGCCTGCGCGACGCCTTCGGTCACGCGCAGCTCGGTGGCGTCGCCCCCGTGATCGCCGCTCTGATCAGGCAACGACTTGGTCTCAAATACCACTGGGGCGTGGCGGACTATCTGCAACGGGCCGCGCGCCACATTGCCTCGAAGACGGATGTGGATCAGGCCTACGCCGTCGGCAAGGCCGCGGTGCAGCTCGCGCTCAAGGGTCACAACGCCGTCATGCCGACCATCGAGCGCCTCTCCAATCGCCCGTATCGCTGGAAGATCGGGCTGGCCCCACTCGACAAGGTCGCCAACGTGGAAAAGATGATGCCGAAGAATTTCATCACGAAGGACGGCTTCGGCATCACCGCGGCGTGCCGCGCCTATCTGCTGCCGCTCATCCGGGGAGAGGACTATCCGCCCTACAAGAACGGCCTGCCGGCGTACGTACGGACGAAGAACGTGCCGGTTCCGAAACGGCTCACGGCGGGATTCGAACTGAAGTAA